From Pontibacillus yanchengensis, the proteins below share one genomic window:
- a CDS encoding BCCT family transporter, translating to MNSNGKNPVFWISAFVITFIVICGASDPKGFAKLAEMVFSFTTNAFGWFYLIAVIFFVIFCFYLAIGKYGKVRLGQQDERPKYSYFTWIGMLFSAGFGVGLVFWGVAEPMTHFSTPPLGFEIQGGSEEAARTAMRYSFFHWGIHQWSVFTVVGLVMAYFQYKKGRGALISSTMTLNKPQKKATWKTTVNTLAVIATVMGVATSLGMGILQINGGLNYMYDVPQNAAIQLAITGIMLVLYLISSTTGLDRGIKYLSNVNLIVALALMIFVLFLGPTVFIFESFTLGVGDYVQKFIQMSFYMTPYEGGSWVKDWTIFYWAWVIAWSPFVGSFVARISRGRTIREMVFGVLIVPPFIAMVWISVFGGAALHMDMFNNVPLAGAVNDDVTSALFATLEQFPFATLLSSLSIFLISVFLVTSADSATFVLGMMTSKGSMNPPLATKIVWGTLIAAISVVLIISSGLQGLQTASLTAALPFAIIMIMMCVNMFTSLRRDHQAEVRAREQAIFNVTSEQMATTRDE from the coding sequence ATGAACTCCAATGGTAAGAACCCTGTATTCTGGATATCAGCATTCGTAATTACGTTCATCGTTATCTGTGGAGCCTCTGATCCTAAAGGATTTGCTAAGCTTGCTGAAATGGTTTTTAGTTTTACGACTAATGCGTTTGGTTGGTTTTATTTGATTGCTGTGATATTTTTTGTGATTTTCTGCTTTTATTTAGCTATCGGCAAGTATGGAAAAGTGAGGCTTGGCCAACAAGATGAACGACCGAAATATTCCTATTTTACCTGGATTGGTATGCTTTTCAGTGCAGGGTTTGGGGTTGGGTTGGTTTTTTGGGGGGTAGCTGAGCCTATGACGCACTTCTCCACTCCACCGCTTGGTTTTGAAATCCAAGGCGGGTCCGAGGAAGCGGCAAGAACAGCAATGCGATATTCTTTCTTTCATTGGGGCATACACCAATGGTCCGTTTTCACAGTAGTTGGTCTAGTGATGGCTTACTTCCAGTATAAGAAAGGCCGAGGGGCTCTCATTAGCTCAACTATGACATTGAATAAACCGCAAAAGAAAGCAACATGGAAAACGACAGTTAATACTCTCGCAGTCATAGCGACAGTAATGGGGGTAGCTACATCACTAGGAATGGGTATTTTGCAAATTAACGGGGGACTGAACTATATGTATGATGTTCCCCAAAATGCTGCTATACAGCTTGCGATTACAGGAATTATGTTGGTGTTGTACCTTATTTCATCCACAACAGGGTTGGATCGAGGTATTAAGTACTTGAGTAACGTTAACCTCATAGTGGCTCTTGCTCTAATGATTTTTGTTTTATTTCTTGGACCAACTGTATTTATTTTTGAAAGCTTTACGCTTGGAGTAGGAGACTATGTACAAAAATTCATTCAAATGAGCTTCTATATGACTCCATATGAAGGAGGATCATGGGTGAAAGATTGGACCATTTTCTATTGGGCTTGGGTGATAGCATGGTCACCATTCGTAGGTTCGTTCGTAGCCCGTATTTCCAGAGGAAGAACGATAAGGGAAATGGTTTTTGGTGTACTAATTGTACCTCCATTTATTGCAATGGTCTGGATTTCTGTTTTTGGTGGGGCTGCATTGCATATGGATATGTTTAATAACGTACCTCTAGCAGGTGCTGTTAATGACGATGTAACCAGTGCTCTTTTTGCTACGTTAGAGCAGTTCCCATTTGCAACATTACTATCTAGTTTATCCATTTTCTTAATCTCTGTTTTTCTCGTTACATCAGCCGACTCGGCCACCTTTGTATTAGGGATGATGACCTCAAAAGGGAGCATGAACCCACCATTAGCTACAAAAATAGTTTGGGGTACTCTTATTGCTGCTATCTCGGTTGTCCTTATTATCAGCAGTGGTCTTCAAGGATTGCAGACAGCCTCCCTAACAGCTGCACTACCTTTTGCAATAATTATGATTATGATGTGTGTTAACATGTTCACTTCCCTTCGAAGGGATCACCAAGCTGAAGTGAGGGCAAGGGAACAAGCCATATTTAATGTAACATCAGAACAAATGGCTACAACAAGAGATGAGTAA
- a CDS encoding DsbA family oxidoreductase — protein sequence MQIEVWSDFVCPFCYIGKRRLEEALAEFPEAEQVEVKFKSFELDPSAPVDTDKNTYERLAAKYGKSIEEAKQMTEGVRQQAAEVGLQFDFDHMIPTNTFDAHRLFQKAYEKGLGDKVSEQLFHAHFEATKHIGNRETLTAIALQAGMTQQDVDAAFQEDRYAQSVRNDEQEAQQIGVQGVPFFVFNRKFAVSGAQPKEAFLQGLNKALEEEKKTPAFESIGNNQTGVCTDDGCDS from the coding sequence ATGCAAATTGAAGTATGGTCAGATTTCGTCTGTCCGTTTTGTTATATTGGGAAACGTCGTTTAGAGGAAGCATTAGCGGAATTTCCAGAAGCAGAACAAGTCGAAGTCAAATTTAAGAGCTTTGAGTTAGACCCTTCTGCTCCAGTGGATACTGATAAAAACACATACGAACGTCTAGCGGCTAAGTATGGAAAGTCCATAGAGGAAGCAAAGCAGATGACTGAAGGGGTACGCCAACAAGCCGCTGAAGTAGGGCTGCAATTTGATTTTGATCACATGATTCCGACGAATACATTTGATGCTCATCGTCTTTTCCAAAAGGCTTACGAAAAAGGGCTAGGGGATAAAGTCTCTGAACAACTATTCCACGCCCATTTTGAAGCAACAAAACACATTGGGAATAGAGAAACGTTAACAGCAATAGCCCTTCAAGCTGGGATGACGCAACAAGATGTAGACGCTGCCTTTCAAGAGGACCGATACGCACAGTCCGTACGAAACGATGAACAAGAAGCTCAACAAATTGGCGTTCAAGGGGTTCCGTTCTTCGTTTTCAACCGTAAGTTCGCTGTTTCTGGAGCCCAACCAAAAGAAGCTTTCTTACAAGGACTGAACAAAGCCCTGGAAGAAGAGAAAAAGACACCAGCTTTTGAATCTATTGGTAATAATCAGACAGGTGTATGTACCGATGATGGGTGTGATTCATAG
- a CDS encoding aldehyde dehydrogenase family protein, with the protein MTTKTAVQSMYLAGEWKNREAKIDVLNSHDQSLIASVPSANKEDMLFAIEEAKEGREISSELPIHERMTILQRAADYVEEHMERYAKTIALEGSKTIQEARGEVKRSVETIRISAEEARRITGETISFDQHAGSEDRVGYYYQFPVGIIGAITPFNDPLNLVAHKVGPAIASGNAIIVKPASVTPLSALLLAEALDYAGLPNKILSVVTGSGREVGDTLVTHPAIRKISFTGGLETGQKLASQAGLKKINMELGSNSPVIVLDDAILEEAVPACVSGSFAAAGQNCIGVQRIYVQEEVYHSFEQQFIKETSTYNYGDKLLESTDMGPMINENEAIRVEEWVSEAVEKGADLLIGGEREGAYYQPTVLANVPGDCMLAKEEIFGPVVLLYAVSTLEEAIDRSNNVNYGLHAGIFTENLEHAFEAISRLQVGGVMINDSSDYRIDAMPFGGVKGSGIGREGVKASIQEMTEPRVVNIKLKHRKKV; encoded by the coding sequence ATGACGACTAAAACAGCGGTTCAAAGCATGTATCTTGCGGGAGAATGGAAAAACCGTGAAGCCAAGATTGATGTTCTTAACTCACATGACCAGTCATTAATAGCTAGTGTACCATCAGCCAATAAGGAAGATATGCTGTTTGCAATTGAGGAAGCAAAAGAGGGGAGGGAGATATCTTCAGAGCTTCCCATCCATGAAAGAATGACGATACTTCAGCGTGCTGCCGATTATGTGGAGGAGCATATGGAACGGTATGCTAAGACGATAGCACTGGAAGGCAGTAAAACCATTCAAGAAGCACGTGGCGAAGTAAAGCGGTCCGTTGAAACGATAAGAATTTCTGCAGAGGAAGCGAGGCGCATAACTGGAGAAACGATTTCCTTTGATCAGCATGCTGGTAGTGAAGATCGGGTCGGCTATTATTATCAGTTTCCAGTTGGAATCATAGGTGCCATCACCCCTTTTAATGATCCACTTAACCTTGTAGCACATAAAGTAGGCCCTGCGATTGCATCTGGAAATGCGATTATTGTGAAGCCAGCGTCGGTAACGCCGCTCAGTGCTCTGCTTCTTGCTGAAGCATTGGATTATGCTGGTCTTCCGAATAAAATCTTGTCGGTAGTTACAGGTAGTGGACGAGAAGTGGGGGATACTCTTGTGACACATCCGGCTATTCGAAAAATATCTTTCACAGGTGGTTTGGAAACTGGACAAAAATTAGCAAGTCAGGCTGGATTGAAGAAAATCAATATGGAGCTGGGCTCTAATTCACCTGTCATTGTGCTGGATGATGCAATCCTGGAGGAGGCAGTCCCAGCTTGTGTTTCCGGTTCCTTTGCAGCTGCTGGTCAAAATTGTATAGGTGTGCAGAGAATTTATGTTCAGGAGGAAGTATATCATTCCTTTGAACAACAATTTATTAAGGAGACCTCTACGTATAATTACGGTGATAAATTACTCGAATCAACAGACATGGGACCTATGATTAATGAAAACGAAGCCATACGAGTGGAAGAATGGGTATCGGAAGCAGTTGAGAAAGGAGCAGACCTTCTCATTGGAGGAGAAAGAGAAGGTGCTTATTATCAACCGACAGTGCTGGCAAATGTTCCAGGTGATTGTATGTTAGCAAAGGAAGAAATCTTCGGTCCTGTTGTACTGCTTTATGCTGTCTCAACACTAGAAGAAGCAATCGATCGCTCGAACAATGTGAATTATGGGCTTCATGCTGGAATCTTTACGGAAAATCTTGAACATGCTTTTGAAGCCATAAGTCGCCTTCAAGTTGGAGGGGTTATGATAAATGATAGCAGTGATTATCGTATTGATGCAATGCCATTTGGTGGTGTGAAAGGTTCTGGTATAGGTCGAGAGGGCGTAAAGGCTTCTATACAAGAAATGACGGAGCCACGTGTTGTAAATATTAAATTGAAGCATCGTAAAAAGGTATAG
- a CDS encoding amidohydrolase family protein: MRIIDAHIHFSSIDSFEYTANHLSLVDYSGEGLQQEMEDSGIEMAIGMGVTETPRMGFPDHHATSPMGLDLEHDLPPGVMMCPGINPYHLHQSGLDKLEKDLQQEEVVGIKIYLGYYPYYAYDAVYQPVYDLAAAYNVPVVFHTGDTYSERGLLKYAHPLTLDEVAVARRDVNFMMAHLGDPWVLTGAEVVYKNPNMFADLSGWVVGTDKTLEEKIHSNYFDHVRHALTFCGHYEKLLFGSDWPLVPIKGYADFIAHFIPSKHVEQVFYENAVNLFPKLKKAKSSI, translated from the coding sequence TTGAGAATCATTGATGCACATATTCATTTTTCGTCTATTGATAGTTTTGAATACACCGCCAATCACCTATCACTAGTAGATTATTCTGGTGAAGGGCTGCAACAGGAAATGGAAGATAGTGGTATTGAAATGGCAATTGGTATGGGGGTGACGGAAACTCCTCGAATGGGGTTTCCGGACCACCACGCCACATCTCCTATGGGGCTTGATTTAGAGCATGACTTGCCACCGGGTGTAATGATGTGTCCAGGCATCAACCCGTATCATTTGCATCAATCAGGGCTTGATAAGCTTGAAAAAGACCTGCAACAAGAAGAAGTTGTGGGAATCAAAATTTATTTAGGATATTATCCTTACTATGCATATGACGCAGTCTATCAGCCTGTTTACGACCTGGCAGCTGCTTACAATGTCCCGGTTGTCTTTCATACAGGAGATACATATTCGGAGCGTGGGTTACTAAAATATGCACATCCTCTCACGTTAGATGAGGTTGCTGTAGCAAGAAGAGATGTGAACTTTATGATGGCTCACCTGGGAGATCCATGGGTGCTGACGGGAGCAGAAGTGGTGTATAAGAATCCTAATATGTTTGCGGATTTATCGGGATGGGTGGTTGGCACGGATAAGACGCTAGAAGAGAAGATTCATAGTAATTACTTCGATCACGTGCGACATGCCCTTACCTTCTGTGGTCATTATGAAAAATTGCTTTTTGGATCGGATTGGCCTCTCGTTCCGATTAAAGGGTATGCTGATTTCATCGCTCATTTTATCCCTTCCAAACACGTGGAGCAGGTTTTTTATGAGAATGCAGTTAATCTTTTTCCGAAATTAAAAAAGGCAAAGAGTTCAATATGA
- a CDS encoding GNAT family N-acetyltransferase codes for MKTMERVNIVEYHDGLAKSLAKMWNESGENWGGDAVVTTEQDVMDKEAKSTNLHTFLALVEEEVVGYCGLSEYREDIGALYIPLINVHPDYQGLKIGKQLLLTAIEKTVEYEWPRLDLFTWPGNTKAVPLYKKCGFFWEDRDDTTHLMNFMPMVLQIDWLRPFFEKHDWYTTSQRTIDIKPDGIKPNEHTFYEYRWEAGDEFVRIQFERTGRGIRLIETQDLLIEMELPDFKLLEKKNHAVKYRINNKTATPLNVSLTSNAAELVHHPLQESVNISDEWHGDFPFSITVPKSEPSPWKTHPVVGATIDIEGYIFPMNMGVFPIKAGKVEVRSVTKSWRAQQTGTLYLDLVSQLEEDSNWTIKLPENKVVKWETSEINTKVARKGRISVPLSVQLLQNGFLSEEVDVLVESENGASYTFTARLTQAFPGYGGKFGGDTDTHWYGYNGLTYVEVEKRNHLVKIGSMYSCEDPVVFFTPKIGKPYSEEFSKREASYVEYIELPEAFVIKTTLASEAFSPLLLHTYFKLYGEGLVEIKHEFVNDGLETKSSISLLQPVFMEFKSVAIPQQGHVMKGHEALIPFIEYIRDKDISEPWLFMKSMGETKGLAWSEDAVGKKDDWRFAVEYSIESIQPKENICLGPIQVGVNLSPNWQKWREFVLGDKAPNIMESSMFALEAEDGAFISKVGESVDYAFRSLLTPYVHGTLSVKNGGGTFIKEAGKEDEATKMNVQLTHREPGVKAISGQFRSPGQRAALNTYQLVQGTGNVQVVQGEDGWSVDNDIISMKACPDYYPGLYSLSYKGKETLHNQYPEAGPRAWWNPWGGGISYRFQAVSAYSMLKEETKIEPVMKIDQLGNQWTGICLSTSFTEHETFKGVTLRQYMLTLPEVPVLAVYAEIHQGSNRTFAKEKLLYDSFFNPAEKLTSSYVNVKTDGIFQKYYAGVEEYELHDTPSVTIGAVERKETMTVIHPTTRKMAGVYMNPEVFLIEAEYEWAAASGETTAVDPTILFFSEDNLPPAQHPFHGINFK; via the coding sequence ATGAAAACAATGGAACGTGTGAATATAGTCGAGTATCATGATGGTCTAGCGAAAAGTTTGGCGAAGATGTGGAATGAGAGTGGGGAGAACTGGGGTGGCGATGCTGTTGTAACAACGGAGCAAGATGTCATGGATAAGGAAGCTAAATCTACGAATCTTCATACATTCCTTGCGCTAGTGGAGGAAGAAGTTGTTGGATATTGCGGCCTCTCTGAGTATAGGGAAGACATTGGTGCACTTTATATTCCTCTCATCAACGTACATCCAGATTATCAAGGGTTAAAGATAGGGAAACAACTTCTCCTTACAGCCATAGAGAAAACGGTGGAGTATGAGTGGCCAAGGCTTGATCTATTTACATGGCCAGGTAATACAAAAGCTGTACCATTATATAAAAAATGCGGTTTCTTTTGGGAAGATAGAGATGATACGACTCATTTGATGAATTTTATGCCGATGGTGTTGCAAATCGATTGGTTGCGACCATTTTTTGAAAAACATGATTGGTACACGACCAGTCAACGAACTATCGATATCAAGCCAGATGGCATAAAACCAAATGAACACACCTTTTATGAGTATAGGTGGGAAGCAGGAGATGAATTCGTTCGCATTCAGTTTGAGCGGACAGGAAGAGGTATTCGCCTAATTGAAACACAGGATTTGTTAATCGAAATGGAGCTACCTGATTTTAAGCTTCTGGAAAAGAAAAATCATGCGGTGAAGTATCGTATAAACAATAAAACGGCAACACCTCTTAATGTTTCGCTAACAAGTAATGCAGCAGAGCTTGTTCATCATCCATTACAAGAAAGCGTAAACATCTCAGATGAATGGCACGGAGATTTTCCTTTTTCTATCACGGTTCCAAAGAGTGAACCTAGTCCATGGAAAACGCATCCTGTCGTAGGAGCGACGATTGATATAGAAGGCTACATTTTCCCTATGAATATGGGTGTGTTCCCAATTAAGGCAGGGAAAGTCGAAGTCCGTTCCGTTACAAAAAGTTGGAGAGCTCAGCAAACGGGAACGTTATATTTAGATTTGGTAAGTCAGTTAGAAGAAGATTCGAACTGGACTATTAAACTCCCAGAAAACAAAGTTGTGAAATGGGAGACATCCGAAATTAATACAAAGGTGGCTAGGAAAGGTCGCATTTCCGTTCCATTATCAGTACAACTTCTACAGAATGGATTCCTATCTGAAGAAGTAGATGTACTTGTTGAATCTGAAAATGGAGCGTCCTACACGTTTACAGCTCGGTTAACACAGGCTTTCCCAGGGTATGGCGGGAAATTTGGAGGAGATACGGACACTCATTGGTACGGCTATAACGGACTAACCTATGTAGAGGTTGAAAAAAGAAACCATCTTGTGAAGATAGGGTCCATGTATTCCTGCGAAGATCCAGTAGTGTTTTTTACTCCTAAAATCGGTAAGCCATATAGTGAAGAGTTTTCAAAAAGAGAAGCGTCGTATGTGGAATACATCGAGCTTCCTGAGGCGTTTGTTATCAAAACAACACTAGCGTCGGAAGCCTTCTCGCCGCTTTTACTCCATACGTATTTCAAACTCTATGGAGAAGGGTTAGTTGAAATCAAGCATGAGTTCGTAAATGACGGATTAGAAACTAAGTCTTCCATTTCCCTTCTTCAGCCGGTCTTCATGGAGTTTAAAAGTGTAGCCATTCCTCAACAAGGTCACGTCATGAAAGGGCATGAAGCGTTGATTCCTTTTATAGAGTATATCCGTGATAAAGACATCTCAGAGCCATGGTTATTTATGAAATCGATGGGAGAGACGAAAGGCCTTGCTTGGTCCGAAGATGCTGTCGGGAAGAAGGATGATTGGCGTTTTGCAGTCGAGTATTCTATTGAATCCATTCAACCGAAGGAAAACATATGCTTAGGTCCGATTCAAGTTGGTGTTAATCTTTCACCGAACTGGCAGAAATGGAGAGAATTTGTATTAGGCGACAAAGCCCCGAATATAATGGAAAGTTCTATGTTTGCCTTAGAAGCAGAGGATGGAGCATTTATTTCTAAAGTAGGAGAATCGGTGGATTACGCTTTTCGTTCTTTGCTTACCCCTTATGTTCATGGAACATTAAGTGTGAAAAACGGTGGCGGAACATTTATAAAAGAAGCTGGAAAAGAAGATGAAGCAACCAAAATGAACGTACAGCTTACGCATAGAGAGCCCGGTGTAAAAGCAATATCAGGACAGTTCCGCTCTCCAGGGCAACGAGCAGCCTTAAATACGTATCAGCTCGTACAAGGAACAGGCAATGTGCAAGTTGTTCAGGGTGAAGATGGATGGTCTGTCGATAATGACATAATTTCTATGAAAGCATGCCCTGACTATTATCCAGGATTGTATTCTCTCTCCTATAAAGGAAAAGAAACATTGCATAACCAATATCCAGAAGCTGGCCCGAGAGCATGGTGGAATCCATGGGGAGGCGGAATCAGCTATAGGTTCCAAGCTGTCAGCGCTTATTCCATGTTAAAAGAAGAAACAAAGATTGAACCTGTTATGAAAATCGACCAGCTCGGAAATCAATGGACTGGTATTTGTTTATCGACTTCGTTCACAGAGCATGAAACCTTCAAAGGAGTTACACTACGTCAATATATGCTGACGCTACCAGAAGTTCCGGTTCTTGCTGTCTATGCGGAAATTCACCAAGGTTCAAACCGCACGTTTGCAAAGGAAAAATTACTATATGATAGCTTTTTTAATCCAGCTGAAAAGTTAACCTCAAGCTATGTGAATGTGAAAACAGATGGCATTTTCCAAAAGTATTATGCAGGTGTGGAGGAATATGAGCTACACGATACACCTTCTGTGACGATTGGCGCTGTTGAGCGCAAAGAAACGATGACCGTTATACACCCGACGACGCGGAAAATGGCGGGAGTGTACATGAACCCAGAAGTGTTTCTTATAGAAGCTGAGTATGAATGGGCAGCTGCATCTGGAGAAACAACAGCAGTAGATCCAACCATACTATTCTTTAGTGAAGACAATCTACCTCCAGCCCAACACCCATTCCACGGAATCAATTTTAAATAG
- a CDS encoding OsmC family protein, translated as MNTTVNWTGNMGFSSETASGHNMMMDAGPDAGGENAGARPTEYLMNAVAGCTGIDIISILKKMRLEPTSFHMDVEGDRAEDHPKRFTTIHIHYALEGDLPEDKVIRAIQLSKDKYCSVSNSLNAEITASYSINGDQGEKEL; from the coding sequence ATGAATACCACTGTGAATTGGACGGGAAATATGGGGTTTTCAAGTGAAACTGCATCTGGACACAACATGATGATGGACGCAGGGCCAGATGCTGGTGGGGAAAACGCAGGAGCACGGCCTACTGAGTATCTAATGAATGCTGTTGCTGGTTGCACAGGGATTGATATCATCTCTATTTTAAAGAAGATGCGCTTAGAACCAACTTCTTTCCATATGGATGTAGAAGGAGATCGTGCTGAGGATCATCCAAAACGATTCACTACGATTCACATTCATTATGCCTTAGAAGGAGATTTACCTGAAGATAAAGTGATTCGTGCTATTCAATTATCTAAAGATAAATATTGTTCAGTATCCAACTCGTTGAATGCTGAAATAACGGCCAGTTATTCTATTAATGGAGATCAAGGTGAAAAAGAGTTGTAG
- a CDS encoding ATP-dependent helicase: MDFFERMEEKTGVCLNDVQKQAVVHTEGPLLLLASPGSGKTTTLNMKIGYLLLEKKVRADQIMAVTFSKASAQDMSDRFDSFFSGLTEDKVYFSTIHSFAFKVVREWLRKNRQDFLIIEGNISEEELKKGFNGPDIPLHKHFILKKLFEDTNGAQISDDDMDELMTYISYVKNRMISGKGLEKVQVNVKNAASIFHSYEQFKNHHEDRILLDFDDMLTYCYHILLEDEEILSKYQRQFEYILTDESQDNSVVQHKIVELLAKPHNNLCVVADDDQSIFMWRGSDVKNLLQFEKTFANATVMTMSQNYRSSQEIVNTSNQFIKRNQNRYPKEMFTENPSANSVQIKSMRSYEDQLKYVTEEIKRSGWDEEIAVLYRNNSSAVPLVDKLDKAGIPFYMKDIDAKFFKHWIVEDMLNFMRFSYNDRRVDILERIHTKFNAYISKQQIAFLKKKPTHTSVFDTLLDSELPSYQQKYITKAKQQFKNINQMEPAKAIRTIREKLGYDRAITNMCEKYGFNAEHLFGILDTLEEIAEGLGSLKGFADRLKELEKLIQTSKYNKSKSKLTLTTFHSAKGLEFDRVYMTDLVDGVVPSKDDMDRYRNKEYGPMEEATRLFYVGMTRARNHLELLSYNYKGNERVTESIFVQNVRKIVQPKSANASVKGTPHSSDASLMQMDDMDIGEEVVHKKFGIGAIKVFNGELIGIEFEEAGYKELNVGICVENGLLWKSDKVTEG, encoded by the coding sequence ATGGACTTCTTTGAACGAATGGAAGAAAAAACGGGCGTCTGTTTGAATGATGTTCAGAAACAGGCGGTAGTGCATACAGAAGGGCCGTTGCTCCTGTTGGCTTCTCCTGGCTCAGGGAAGACAACGACGCTTAATATGAAAATCGGCTATCTACTGTTAGAGAAAAAAGTGAGAGCGGATCAAATTATGGCAGTCACGTTTAGTAAAGCTTCCGCACAAGATATGTCAGATCGATTTGATTCCTTCTTTTCTGGGTTAACGGAAGATAAAGTTTATTTCTCAACGATTCATAGTTTTGCCTTTAAAGTTGTCCGTGAGTGGTTAAGGAAGAATAGACAAGATTTTTTAATCATTGAAGGAAACATTAGCGAGGAAGAATTGAAAAAAGGCTTTAATGGACCGGATATTCCACTTCATAAGCATTTTATCTTGAAGAAGTTGTTTGAAGATACGAATGGAGCGCAAATTTCTGATGATGACATGGACGAGCTGATGACATATATAAGCTATGTGAAGAACAGAATGATTAGTGGAAAGGGCCTCGAAAAAGTTCAAGTTAACGTGAAGAACGCGGCTTCCATCTTTCATTCTTATGAACAGTTTAAGAACCACCATGAAGACAGAATCCTGCTCGATTTTGATGATATGCTCACTTATTGTTATCACATTTTACTAGAAGATGAGGAAATCTTATCGAAATACCAGCGGCAGTTTGAATATATTTTGACCGATGAGAGTCAGGATAACTCGGTAGTCCAACATAAAATTGTTGAGTTATTAGCAAAACCTCATAATAATCTCTGTGTAGTGGCGGATGATGATCAGTCGATTTTTATGTGGCGAGGTTCTGATGTGAAGAACCTTTTACAGTTTGAGAAAACATTTGCCAATGCTACCGTCATGACGATGTCCCAAAACTATCGGTCTTCACAAGAAATAGTTAACACGTCTAATCAGTTCATCAAACGTAATCAAAATCGCTATCCTAAAGAAATGTTCACTGAGAACCCGTCAGCTAATTCGGTGCAAATTAAATCGATGCGTAGCTATGAGGATCAGCTAAAGTATGTCACGGAAGAAATCAAACGAAGTGGGTGGGACGAGGAGATTGCTGTCTTGTACCGAAACAATTCTTCGGCAGTGCCATTAGTAGACAAGCTCGATAAAGCTGGAATCCCTTTCTATATGAAGGATATCGATGCTAAATTCTTTAAGCACTGGATAGTCGAGGATATGCTGAACTTTATGCGTTTTTCCTACAATGATCGCCGGGTCGATATTCTAGAGAGGATTCATACGAAATTCAATGCGTATATATCCAAGCAGCAAATTGCCTTTTTAAAAAAGAAACCCACTCATACATCTGTTTTTGATACGTTGCTAGATAGCGAACTTCCTTCCTATCAGCAGAAATATATTACGAAAGCAAAGCAGCAGTTCAAAAATATTAACCAGATGGAGCCAGCCAAGGCGATTCGTACGATTCGTGAAAAGCTTGGTTACGACCGTGCTATAACGAATATGTGTGAAAAGTATGGGTTCAACGCTGAACATCTTTTCGGCATCCTTGATACTCTAGAGGAAATCGCAGAGGGACTTGGTTCCCTTAAAGGCTTTGCAGATCGCTTAAAAGAACTTGAAAAACTAATTCAGACATCAAAATATAATAAGAGTAAAAGCAAACTTACGCTCACCACTTTCCACAGCGCCAAAGGATTAGAGTTCGATAGAGTATATATGACGGATCTCGTTGATGGCGTAGTTCCCTCTAAAGATGATATGGACCGCTACCGTAATAAAGAGTATGGGCCTATGGAAGAAGCGACTCGCTTATTCTATGTTGGCATGACGAGAGCTAGGAATCATCTAGAACTCTTGAGCTACAACTATAAAGGCAATGAGCGTGTTACAGAATCAATATTTGTGCAGAACGTTCGAAAAATCGTCCAGCCTAAGAGTGCTAACGCTTCTGTAAAAGGTACACCCCATAGTTCAGATGCAAGCTTGATGCAAATGGATGATATGGACATTGGTGAAGAGGTTGTGCATAAAAAATTTGGTATAGGTGCTATCAAGGTATTTAATGGAGAACTGATTGGCATTGAGTTTGAAGAAGCTGGTTATAAAGAACTGAATGTAGGTATTTGTGTAGAGAATGGTTTGTTATGGAAGTCTGATAAGGTGACAGAAGGTTAA